The genomic region GAGCTGGTTAGCTAGAGTTTCGGAGAGAAAACCACAGGTTCCTAATGCATGTCAAAGAAAATGTTTCAGAATCTCTGTGTGCATTCTGACAAATGATTATGTATGCTGATATGTGTATGCCATGGGGGACCTTGTGCTAAAAATGAATGAACTTACAGTTCTTCTGATGTCTCTGGCAGCTATCAACCTGCACAGACACCAGGATCAATGATTGCAAAGCGTGAAAACAACGACTTGAGAGCCCGGTAGGCGACCGGTTGCTAGGAACAACCTCTTGGCAGTCGAACCAAGAAGTAGATTAATATAATGAGCATCCCAGTAAACCAATCAAAACAGAGATAATAGAGTGTTGTTCAATCATGATTGATCCTATTTTATCAAGGAGAGAAACTGCACACCACTTGCCTCAGACCAACCCTCTATGTGTGCAAGTAGACTACTGTACAGTAAGACCATGGCCATGCGTGGTGGTCTATTTGTGACAGAGGTCAGTTTAACAGATGCTGACCTTGTCAGGGCTAGTGTTCAGATAAGCAGTGATGATGGTTCATGGACAGCACTTTTTTCAGCACCTTGGACAGATCTCTCTtcttgttttctttttttaaactttgTATGACAACGCACACTttttttcagcaccatggacagcaactTTTTGTTTTTACAGTCTGCCTACTGGCAGAACACAATCACGCGTGCACGTACGctccgcacacacacagacacacacactgtacaattGTCATCTAATGAGTTCTAATATACTCCCGGGTCAATAAAAGACAGAGCgcaacacgcatgcacacacacatttgacAGTGATTAGCAATGCCAGTCTAaactccatccaccacagattTAACAGCTATCATTTTTAGAAAATATCTTTGCTCTGATTTGATTATATATGATTAGCGCCCCACGTCCAAATGATTGTCAATTAATTGTGCATATAAATGAGGTACTTGGTTATTCTACAGTAAAATGGGCAATTAAATTGCTAATTGTATTTTCATTTGAAACTTTAATTGGTAAACGGATAACAGTAGATTAAGGAACAGCAGTAGGCTCATAATGCACCGTAACAACTGAGACTTTCAGGATAAAGTTGTTGGGCTTCATTACTCATCCTTGTTAGAAAAAAAATATGCAACGTGCTTGTTGTTGTGACATAATGGTGTTTGGCTAATAAACTACGTTGCATTGGGGGTATAAAGAGGAAAATGTTTCCTTGATTTGACAAAAGCAATGCCGCTTAATGATATGGGAGTATCTGTAGGTATACGCAAAACCTGAAATGTTCCCATTTTGTAGGGTcccactgtcataggatgccaagcCTATGATAATTTGAGGAACGTTGCTATTGACTCACCATACAAGAACACCTGTAATTCACTGTAACTGATGCACTTTAGGCCTACAACAAAGGTAGCAGGTATTTGGCCTATCTACTTTTTCAGAGGGTAGACTGAATGAGATGTAGACACCATCTAGTTTTTCCAAGCACTCCCTGCAAATACAACACTGTTCAAAAACAATTGACTTGACTAACCTAGACTCATACAGGATCTAGGTCTTGGCTAACAACTTTTGAAATTCCACTGAGCAGGAATACGGTGAAGTCTGCGTTTACAAAACTTTTGATTTTCCATGTCAGTATAGGTGATTTCATACGCTCCTAAAGCGTAATGTCGTAGCCTTAGTTCACTCAAGTCAGAGGTAAATAGGGATTGCATGATCTATGGGTGATGAACAATAGTGTCCTCTAGAGGTGAGTGCAACCATGAAGTGTTGTTTGGgttctctcaccccccccccccatggaaaTATGAATTTAGATGAAGACACAGGCTATGTGTTAGTGAGTACAAGACGATTGAATTGTTGACCTAAGCCTACTAATTTCCCTCTCAAAGCTGCATAAGTTTGTGGCAGAATATTCACGCCCTATCCTCCTTAGCCTCAGTGGCAGATACATGCTGCTACAATAAGCAGTTGTGGAATAGGCCTACACTCGTAGAGAAAaagaaccaaaaggggttctgtGTTTGCTTCATAAATGACACCCCTTAAGGTTCTTCTATAGAACCCTATATGGAACCCAGGGGTTCTATTTGGAACCAATGTTGGTTCAGTGAAGAAGAACCCCTGATAAAAAAAAAACTGACCCCCTGAACCCCACAAaggggttctatatagaacccttaGGGGTGTCCATATATGAAACAAGAAATAGAACCCTTGGTTATATCCTGaacctttttttttttcaaatactGTGTAGTGGACACACATGCAAGTAGGTCTAAACTAAAGACCAGCAATACTGTTACAGCACAATAACAATAGGGACAAGACTATGACTGGAGGTCTGTCGACTGTGTCAACGCCGTCGTTTGTCAAAGCCGTCGTGCGATCTCCCTATCGCTTTTCCCTTTCTCGATGAAATTGGCTCGCCGGTGACAACTGGCTCTCCACACACGTAATAATGAGCCCTGCCCACGGTTCTATAGTCTGCTCGTGAGCAGCAGAGAACATGACTGACGGGTGGTGAAAAAGGTAGACCACACACCCACGCAATTATGGATTTGTTGGAGTCCAATTGAAATCTACTAGTTGAGTTTAAAGATAGCCAGGAATAATATTGACCCACCGCCCATTAGCCTATCTAACCAAACAAAGTGGTGAACCGCTCTGGAGGCCACCACTAGGTTGATTATGACATGCATGGATAAATAAATCACTTCCACTAAAACATGATCGAATGTTGAGCAAATATTTCACTTGGCAAAAAAAAGCAGGCATACGCTATTCGTGTTCAAAAAACGGCTTCTACGCGTACTGACATATTGCAAAAGAGCTTTACCTGTACAATTCGTGTGAACCTCTGTGACCTGTTGTGCGTCGTTCCTAGGCTCTTTTGAATACCTGGCTGCACCACGAAATACCTAAGATGAGACACCTGGCTGGTTGAAGCTAACGATGAGAATGATGTGCAGCACAAACAGGTGACGAACTCTGTCTAAACAGAATGGCACAGTGAAGCTGGGCATGAATATATAGAGATATTTACATTTCTGTTCATTAACCCGTTTTCCATATGTCAATAATGTTTTCCTATACTTTTTATGGTACACAATCAGTAAGGAGAGCCGTCTCAGGTGTACATATACACAGGCTATGCAACGGACTCGGCGTGTTGACTGGACCATGTTCCAAAAGAGATTGGTGCAGGCCACTGGCGACGCAGATGACGTTGTGATGTGAAACACGTGGGCTGTGCTGCCCAGAGCTCACATAAACAAAGGCACATTGGCAGACGGGGTAGTCGATGGTTGTATTGCGCGCAGTGCTCTGAGGAAGTCGTATAGATTGCTTGGTATTGTAGGCTATACTCTCGCTCACACATTGGAGCTTTTTACAGAATTGAAGAAGACTATCTACATGCTTTATGCATGGATTGACAACCACGTTTCTGGTGTGAAAGAAGGTAGGTTGGTTTATTTTAATAAGCgttatgtttatttttaataagCGGGCTGTGTCTGAATTTTTAGTTGTGACATCTTGCTTTGTAGAAAATGATTGGGAGGCATCGAAAAAACAGTTTTTCTGTAACCGTTTAATTCTCAGGCATTGTGTCCTGTTAATTAAGCATTGTTACTCTACATATTGGGAATGGTATTTACGGATGTAGAATTGTTACATTTGACATGGATTGTTCAACGTTACTTTGAAAAGGAGAAGTTGCGAAAGTCATTGATGTCAATACCGTAGAGGGTGGATGTTCAGCGACGAACTTCAAAATTATTCATTCAAAATGTCATGCGTGTGTATAATATATAACGGGCAACTGCGAAGCACTGTGTGATTTTAAAGCTCATCCATGTGGTTCATCATCTAACCTTTGTCTATAAGGCTATAGCTTAGGCTGTGAGGCGCGCATAAATAAAAGCATAGTGAGCATGTCGCGATATTGTGCTTAATTGCTTAGCGTGTTTCTCACGGATTCTTGGGGTACACATTGACGTCTCTGATGCGTTTTCTAAATGAATGTATGTAAAAGTGATTATTTCTTTAGGGGACGAGTCCAGAAAAGAGACTCTTTCTTGAATCCTGACCCCATACACCTCCAAGACAACATTGTCTATTTCAAGTGTCACCGAAAAAACAGTCCCAAGACCAAAGGTAGGAGAGTAAATTCTACATTATATTATAAAGAATGATTATGAATAGTTCCGAAGTATTTCGAAATGGTCCCGTTTCAAACAATGCGATTTAAATAAGTTATCTGAACATAAGATCAGATCCGGATCTAAATTATTTagaattattgttattttgtagATGATATGGCATGTCTATAGTTTGTAGTTTATAAATGGATTTTAACATCAACATGTTGTCACTTTCGGTTTCAGCCATGCCCTGCGTCCAGGCTCAGTATGGGTCATCACCGCAAGGAGCCAGCCCCGCTTCGCAGAGCTACAGCTACCACACCGCTGGAGAATACAACTGCGACTTCTTAACACCTGAGTTTGTTAAGTTTAGTATGGACCTGACCAACACTGAGATCACAGCTACTACTTCTCTCCCTAGTTTCAGCACATTCATTGACAACTATAGCACCAGTTACGACGTTAAACCTCCCTGTCTATATCAAATGCCGCATTCTGGAGAGCAGTCCTCCATCAAAGTCGAGGACGTCCAGATGCACAGCTATCATCAGCAGAGCCATTTGCCACCTCAGTCGGAAGAGATGATGACCCACTCCGGGTCAATTTACTTcaaaccctcctctcctcacgcCCCAACCACACCAAACTTCCAGGTTCAGCCCAATCACATGTGGGAGGACCCTGGGTCCCTCCACAGTTTCCACCAGAACTATGTGGCTGCGACCTCTCATATGATAGACCAGCGCAAAAACCCGGTGTCAAGGCTGTCACTATTCTCCTTCAAACAGTCCCCTCCTGGTACCCCTGTGTCGAGTTGCCAGATGCGATTCGATGGTCCACTGCACGTCTCCATGAACCACGACAACCCAGGGGCACACCGAGGCTTAGACAGCCAGAGCTTCGCGGTACCCAGTGCTCTAAGAAAACAGGCCGGCTTAGCCTTCCCCCACTCCCTTCAGCTCGGCCATGGACACCAGTTGATGGACAGCCAAGTCCATTCGCCCCCGTCCCGCGGTTCACCGTCAAACGAGGGTCTGTGCGCAGTGTGTGGGGACAACGCTGCTTGCCAGCATTATGGAGTGAGAACCTGCGAGGGTTGCAAAGGATTTTTTAAGGTGAGCTTTTGTTGATTGTGAATTATGCAACTCAATTATTACAATTATTAATGGTATTATTAGgcctgttgtttttttgtcagaCAATTGTCGTATTGTTATTTTAACATTCCTCTTATTATTGGTGGTGGGAGTATGCCCAGTAAACCATTATGACAATTGTAATAACATTTGGATATTATTTTCATCAAGTCATTAAAAACTCTCAGTGTTGTGAGCTCTTTTTGTGATATGACAGTCATCTCTGGACTAGAAAGTGTCACAATATTCCCCATGGTCAAATTAAATGGTCACTTTATTTCGAACCGCTGTTCAATGGCCTAATCTTACCTCTTTAAATAGAGGTGGTCTCAGAGGGCCGTAAAATTATGAATGCCCACGGATTTGTATTTACTGAATGTCTACCTCTTCGGTTCCTCGCATATATAACAGCCCAAAACTGGAAGGATGGATGTGCTGTTACAATATCAATCATCCTATATAGCGCTGCTCAATGAGTGCTAGCTTTGTATTCATTGTACAGGCACTGATGTCCATGCTAAACGTCTGTTGTCTTCACCTTTGCAGCGCACTGTTCAGAAAAATGCTAAATACGTGTGTTTAGCGAACAAAAATTGTCCTGTCGATAAACGCCGAAGAAACCGTTGCCAATACTGCCGTTTCCAGAAGTGCATGGTTGTCGGAATGGTCAAAGAGGGTAAGGACATACTGTGTTCACTTTGATTGTTTGTGTCCGTGCATGGTCATAAAGCACCTGCGGTCCTGCGCGTAAAGTTTGCGCGTAAAGCAAGTTGAAACTTTACGCACAACAATCAAAGTTAAATACAATTCTATATTTTCTCTTGTCTTCCTTTTAACACAGTTGTCCGGACTGCTAATCTAAAGGGTCGAAGAGGCCGTCTCCCCTCCAAACCTAAAAGTCCCCAAGACTCCTCACCACCCTCGCCGCCTGTCAGTCTCATAAGTGCCCTTGTTAGGTCCCATGTCGATTCCAACCCGTCCATGTCTGGCTTGGACTATTCAAGAGTGAGTTTACCATTTAATTCCCTTCAATAAATTGTGTATGAACATAAACATTGTGTTTCTGATTTATAATATAATTCGAGTGAAAATACAACGTTTGAACAAACCATGTCTGGATTTATTCGATCATGTTTCGATGTGCATTTGTCACACAATTTATGGACTTCAAAAGTTTTGTGTAAGATAGGTCTGGATTCAAAACTTTGTCCGTCTTTTAAGGTGGCATATTTTACTTAAGTAAATCGCTTTGAAACGGAGAACTCAATAAAAAGAAGACATGAATTTAATAGTAAGAAAGCACTCCCCTCCTAGAAATAGGCTTTGCAATTTCACGGGTTATATATTTTAAAGGACCTCATTAAGCCCTGTTGAAATTAAATTCCAGTTTCAGTCTAACCCTGACTACCAAATGAGTGGAGACgacacccagcacatccagcaGTTCTATGATCTCCTGACGGGTTCCATGGAGATTATCCGAGGTTGGGCGGAAAAGATCCCTGGGTTTTCTGATCTTCCGAAGCAGGATCAAGATCTCCTCTTCGAATCAGCCTTTCTGGAACTTTTTGTTCTGCGGCTGGCATACAGGTAAGCCTCTTCGTAATTATGAAATAACCTCGACTATAATAAAGATCCAACCCCCTTCAAGCTCCGTTGCTTTGGCTTTTATTAGCCACCCAATAATTAGGAGCCTCTTAAATCCCCGTTTATTGCTCATAGTAATTAATGACACTTTGTTATTAATTGCAGGTCCAACCCAGTGGAAGGCAAACTCATTTTTTGCAACGGGGTGGTCTTGCACAGGCTGCAGTGCGTCCGAGGATTTGGGGAATGGATAGACTCGATTGTGGAGTTTTCCTCTAACTTGCAAAGCATGAACATCGACATATCAGCATTCTCCTGCATCGCCGCTCTTGCTATGGTAACAGGTAAGCAAATATAGGACATATTTCAATTGAATCCCTCTCCCAAGTGTTAGACTGTTTAAATGTGTTTCTTATATTCACATTTTGGTaattatgttttattattttCATGTTACAGAGAGGCATGGGCTTAAGGAACCCAAGAGGGTTGAAGACCTTCAAAACAAGATAGTGAACTGCCTCAAAGATCAAGTGACATTCAATGGCGGAGGCTTGACTCGTCCGA from Oncorhynchus masou masou isolate Uvic2021 chromosome 29, UVic_Omas_1.1, whole genome shotgun sequence harbors:
- the LOC135521189 gene encoding nuclear receptor subfamily 4 group A member 2-like, with the protein product MPCVQAQYGSSPQGASPASQSYSYHTAGEYNCDFLTPEFVKFSMDLTNTEITATTSLPSFSTFIDNYSTSYDVKPPCLYQMPHSGEQSSIKVEDVQMHSYHQQSHLPPQSEEMMTHSGSIYFKPSSPHAPTTPNFQVQPNHMWEDPGSLHSFHQNYVAATSHMIDQRKNPVSRLSLFSFKQSPPGTPVSSCQMRFDGPLHVSMNHDNPGAHRGLDSQSFAVPSALRKQAGLAFPHSLQLGHGHQLMDSQVHSPPSRGSPSNEGLCAVCGDNAACQHYGVRTCEGCKGFFKRTVQKNAKYVCLANKNCPVDKRRRNRCQYCRFQKCMVVGMVKEVVRTANLKGRRGRLPSKPKSPQDSSPPSPPVSLISALVRSHVDSNPSMSGLDYSRFQSNPDYQMSGDDTQHIQQFYDLLTGSMEIIRGWAEKIPGFSDLPKQDQDLLFESAFLELFVLRLAYRSNPVEGKLIFCNGVVLHRLQCVRGFGEWIDSIVEFSSNLQSMNIDISAFSCIAALAMVTERHGLKEPKRVEDLQNKIVNCLKDQVTFNGGGLTRPNYLSKLLGKLPELRTLCTQGLQRIFYLKLEDLVPPPAIIDKLFLDTLPF